The following DNA comes from Bradyrhizobium sp. SK17.
GTCAAAGGCCGGCTGTCGGACACCGACATCACCTTCTTCAAGAATGCCGGCGGCGGGCATCTGGATCTGATGACCTGCGAGACCGTGTTCGCGCGGCTGGGGAAGGAGTTGCGGTAACGGCGAGAACGTAGGGCGGGTTAGCGAAGCGTAACCCGCCGACGCAACTCGACGCGCGGTAAGACGGCGGGTTACGGCTTCCGCCTAACCCGCCCTCCATTTTCCAATCCGCCCTACTCTGCCTACGCTACGTCTCGCGCAACCAGATCTCGCCGATCGAATGGTCGGAGCGCTTGCGCAGCACGACGTCGGCGCGCGTCCGCGTCGGCAGGATGTTTTCCCTGAGATTGGCGCGATGATGCTCGCGCCATAGCCGCTCGGCGACCTCGCGCGCATCGCTCGGCGGCAGGTCCCGGTAGTGGTGGAAATAGGATGCCGGATTCCGGAACGCGGTCGGCTGCAACTTGAGGAAGCGTTCGACATACCAGGACTGGATGTCGGCCTCGTCGGCATCGAGATAGATCGAGAAGTCGAAGAAGTCCGACACCACCACTGGTGCTGCGCCGCGCGCCAGCAGCACGTTGAGGCCCTCGAACACCAGGATGTCCGGCTGCCGGATCACCTGCCGTTCCGACGGCACGATGTCGCCGATCAGGTGTGAATACACCGGCAACTCCAGCTCGCCCTCACCCGCCTTCGCCGCCGCGAGGAAGCGCAGCATCCGCGGCAGATCGTAGCTGTCGGGAAAGCCCTTGCGCCGCATCAGGCCGCGCTCTTCCAGAGCGGCATTGCCATGCAGGAAGCCGTCGGTCGTCACCAGCTCGACGCGCGGATGGTCGGCCCATCCGGTCAGCAGCGCGCACAGCACACGGGCAAAGGTGCTCTTGCCGACGCCGACACTGCCGGCCAGCGCGATGATGTAGGGCGAGCGCCGTGCCGGCCGGCCAAGAAACTCCGCCTTGACCTGCGCCAGATTGCGCGCTGCCGAGAAATGCAGGTTCAAGAGGCGCGTGAGTGGCAGGTAGACGTCGGAAACTTCGGCAGCCGTGATCGGCCCGTTTAGGCCGCGCAGTGCGGCGAGGTCGGCGTCCGACAGCGTCAGCGACGTGCTGGCGCGCAATGCCGCCCAGTCGCTGCGGCTGAAGATCATGTAGGCCGAGAGCTCGTCGTCGGGCTGGGTCATTCCCCGATCTTGCCGAGGCAGAGCCGGAAACGTCAATGGCCGTTGTCGGCGGAGAACCGTAGGGCGGGCTACGCTAACGCTAACCCGCCCTACGCTGCCTATTCCGCCGCTTGCTGCGCTGGCGCATCGAGCACCGCCGAAACCTTCGGCGGCGACATCGGCAGGCTGTAGAAGCGTTTGCCGAGTGCGTTGTGAACCGCGTTGGCGACTGCCGCCATGACCGGGACCAACGGCACCTCGCCGACGCCCTTGACGCCCTGCGGGTGCTTCGGGTTCGGCACTTCGACCAGGGCACAGTCGAGCATCGGCAGGTCGGAGCAAACCGGCATGCGATAGTCGAGGAAGCCCGGATTATCGACCTTGCCGTCCTTGTTGTAGATGTATTCCTCGTTCAGCGCCCAGCCGATGCCCTGCGCGACGCCGCCCTGGAGCTGGCCCTCGACATAGCTCGGATGCACGGCGCGGCCGACATCCTGCACGGCGGTGTAGCGGATCACCCTGACGATCCCGAGTTCGACATCGACCTCGACGTCGCAGATGTGGGTGCCGAAGCCGCCTTCGGCGCCCTGGGTGTTGAGCTGCACGCTGGCGCCGATCGGGCCGCCCTGCGACGGCGCCTTCTCAGCCAACTCCGCCAGCGTCAGCGGCTTGAACTCGCCGGCGTTCGGGCTGACGGGATGCGCGGCACCGTTCTCCCACTTCACGGCTTCCGGATCGATCTCCCAGATCTTCGCGGCGCGCTCGCGCAAGGTCGCGATCACCTTGTCGGCCGCCTGCGTCACCACCATCGAGGAGGCGAACAGCACGCGGCTGCCGCCGGTGAGATTCGAGAAGCCGACCGTCTGCGTATCGCCGATGATGACGGAGATCCGCTTGTAGTCGATGCCGAGCAGTTCGGCGCAGATATTGGCGATGCCGGCGCGCGAGCCACCGATATCGGGATGCCCCGTGGTGACGACGACATTGCCATCCTCGGTGATGTTGACCTGCGCGGAAGATTCACCGCCGGCATTGAACCAGAAGCCCGAGGCCACGCCCCTGCCCTGAAGCTTGCCGAGTGGTGCGGCATAATGCGGATGGTTCTGCGCGGCTTGCAGCGTCTCGATGTAGCCGATGCGCGGGAACACCGGACCGTGCGCCGCCTTGGTGCCCTGCTTCGCCGCGTTCTTCAGCCGCAGGGCCAGCGGATCCATCTTCAGTGCCTCGGCGAGCTCGTCGAGCACGCATTCCACCGCATAGGCACCGATCGGCGCGCCGGGCGCGCGATAGGCCGCGACCTTGGAGCGGTTGGAGCAGACGTCGAAGCCTTCCGACAGCACATGCGGGATGTCGTAGGGCGCGAAGCTGCACCCGACCGCGCCGCGGATCGGCGAGCCCGGGAAGGCGCCGGCCTGCAAATAGAAGGTGCCGTGAGCGGCGACGATGGTGCCGTCCTTCTTCGCGCCGATCTTCACCGTGCTCTTCGAGCCCGAGGTCGGGCCGGTGGCACGCATCACCTCCTCGCGCGTCATCACCATCTTCACCGGGCGGCCGGATTTCTTGGCGAGCAAGGTCGCCAGCGGCTCGAGATAGACGATGGTCTTGCCGCCGAAGCCGCCACCGATCTCGGCGGGGATGGCACGGATGTCGTTCTGCGGGATGCCGGTCAGCATCGAGGTCATCGCGCGCACCATGAACTGGCCCTGGCTCGACGACCAGATCGTGGTCTTGCCGTCGGCGGCGACCGAGATCAGGCAGGCATGCGGCTCGATATAGCCCTGGTGCACCGGGCGCGTCGTGAAGGAGCGCTCGACCACGATCTCGGCGTCCTTGAATCCCTGCGCGATGTCGCCCTTCTTGGATTCGATCCGGCCCATGATGTTCGAGGGCTTGCCGTCGAATGTGTTGAACTCGTGCAGGATCGGCGCGCCGTCCTTCAGCGCGTCGTCGATCTCGATCGCCCAGGGCAGCACGTCGTAATCGACCTCGATCAGCTTGCAGGCTTCCGCGGCGATCGCCTCCGTGGTCGCGGCGACGGCTGCGACGGGGTGGCCGGGGAACAGCGCCTTGTCGCGCGCCATCACGTTGCGGCACATCCAGCGCATGTCCTGGATACCGAGCATGACCGCGCCCTTCTCGATTCTGTAGTCGACGATGTCGCGCGAGGTGACCACTGCCTTGACGCCGGGCAGCGCCTCGGCCTTGGCGGTGTTGATCGACTTGATGCGGGCGTGCGGATGCGGGCTGCGCAGCACCTTGCCCCAGATCATGCCGGGCATGGTGGTATCGGCGGCGAACGCCGCGCGGCCGGTCACCTTGTCGACGCCATCGGGCCTGATGGTGCGCTGGCCGATCCACTTGTTGTCGACGACGTTCATCGCACAGCCTCCCGCATTTCAGCCGCGGTCTCCATCACCGCGCGGACGATCTTGTCGTAACCGGTGCACCGGCACAGATTGCCGGCGAGCCAGAAGCGGACTTCCTCTTCGGTCGGATCGGAGTTCTTCGCCAGCAGCGCCTCGGAAGCCACCAGCATGCCCGAGGTACAGATGCCGCACTGGAGCGCGGCATGCTCGAGGAATTTCTGCTGCAACGGATGCAGCTCGCCGCCCCTGGCCATACCTTCGATGGTCCCGATCTCATGGCCCTCGGCCTCGGCCGCGAGCATCAGGCAGGAGCAGACCAGCCGGCCGTCGAGCGTGATCGAGCAGGCGCCGCAATCGCCGGACGAACAGCCTTCCTTGGAGCCGGTGAGACCGAGTTGCCCGCGCAAGGCGTCGAGCATGGTGTCATAGGGCTCGCACAGGAATTCGACCGGTTCGCCGTTGACGGAGGTGGTGACGTGCAGTTTCGCCATGGTGCTAGTGTCCTCCCGCGCGCTGGGCGGCGATCGCGGCGGTGCGCTTCAGCAGCACGCCGGCGGTTTTCGTGCGATAGGCGATGGTGCCGCGCTTGTCGTCGATCGGACGGCAGGCGGCGCGGCACGCCGCGGCGGCGGCTTCCAGCGCCGCATCGTCGAGCCTCGAGCCAACCAGCGCTCGCGCAGCCGGCGCGACCAGAAGCGCGGTCGGCGCCACCGCGCCGAGGCCGACGCGAGCGGCGGTGCAGACGCCGTCCTGCAAGGTGAGGCTGACGCCGATGCCGACCACCGCAATGTCCATCTCGGTGCGCGGGATCATCCGCAAATACGCATCGCTCGAACCGTCGGGCCGCGGCGGCAGCGCGAAACTGACCAGGATCTCGCCCGGCTTGAGGTTGGTCCGTCCCGGTCCGGCCGGAACGTCCTCGACTTTGATCTCGCGGCGGCCGTTGGGGCCTTGCACTGTGACGACGGCGCCGGCCGCAATCATCGCCGGCACGCTGTCGCCCGCGGGCGAGCCGTTGCAGAGATTACCGCCGGCCGACGCCCGGCCCTGCACCTGCTTGGAGCCGATCAGGTTGACGGCCTCGAGCACGCCGGGCCACACCTTGCCGAAGCGCGGATGCTCCGACAGCGCCATGCCGGAGACGGCGGCGCCGACGCGGAAACCGCCATCGGCGGTCTCGGTGATCTCGGTCATCTCGCCGATCTTCTTGATGTCGACGATCAATCCCGGCCGCACCAGGCCGGAGCGCATTTGCACCAACAAATCGGTGCCCCCTGCCATAATGCGGGCGGCACGTCCGGCGGCAGCAAATGCGCCAATCGCTTCATCAAGCGTGCGCGGTGCTACGTATCGGATATCGGTCATGACGGTTCTTTGAGTCTCCCTCGGCTGCGTGCTCGCGCTGCTTGTTCCCTTTGGAGGATATGGCCTTGTTGCCGGCCGGCAGGACCGCAAGCCTACACGGCGGATCAAGGTCCGAACAGCCCGTGAGGTGCGGCAGGAAGCGCAGGCTCCCATGCAGGATGCGGACTTGTGCGGGGCCGCCGCAACGCGCGCTGCGCGCGGTGATGCGAGGCAGGATCACGCGATAGTGTTGCGTATGGCACAAATTCCTCATCTGCCGACGTCATCGTAAGCCATGCCATGCCGCTCATTTGTTCGTGGCCAGCGCTGGCCGCGTGTCGCAGCCCTTGCCGCCATGCTGATGGTTTGGGTGGCACCGCCACCTGCCTCCGCCGCGCCTGCGAGCAGCGACGTCTGCGTCACCTGCATTCGAATCCGTGTCGGCGTCCCCACCATCGTGCGCGGACCCGCGGCCGACATTGCCGATAACCACTTCAACGAGATCGCGCTGCCGAACGGCCGGATTCGCGGCTTCGATGCCCATGGCGAGACCCGGGCGATCGACGGCGCCCGGCCGTCCGACATGAGCGGCCCCGCCCGCGTGGTGCTGCGGGCGGGACCACAAGGCAGCTACGATTCCTGCGGCCGGTGGCTGAATCACGCCGAACGCAAGGGCGCAGTCGTGCTGGGCTTCATCCACGACGAGACCGCGTGCAATTACGCGGCGGGCCAAACCCACAAATCGATGTCGCTGGCGACGTCATCCGATGACGGCCTGACCTGGCGTGAACTCGGGCAGATCATCACAGGCACCGACAAACCGACGCCGGGCAAGGACACCGGTGAAGGCGATTGCACCGCTGTCGATGGACATGACGACTTCTACTATCTCTACTGCTTTCGTTCGAGCGACGGCAGTCTGATCGTGGCGCGCGCGCCGCTTGCCGATCCCGGCCCAGGCAAATGGACCAAGTATCTCGACGGACGGTGGGACCAGCCCGGGCTCGGCGGCCAGGCCGCCCGTCTGAGGAACGGCTCGGGTACGAGCGTTGCCCGTTGGGCGGCAAGCGGAGAACTGGTCCTGACCGGCTGGGTGCCGGGCGGCCTCGGCCTGTTCCTGAGCCGCGATCACGTCACGCTGAAGGCGATGCCCGAGCCGCTGCTGGTGCTCGATCCCGGCATCTGGCAGCGTCCGGCGCCGTCAGAACTGGTCACCTATCCGGTGCTGCTCGACGCCATCAATGGCGGCAACCAGCTCTCGAACAAATGGATGCTCAGCTACGCCTACTGGCCGCCGGGCGGCGGTCATGCCGACCACTATCTGGTGTTGAGGCCGATATCTGGTGTTGAGGCCGATCGAGGTGGCGCGCAGCGATACGGCGTCCGGCCCGCAGGTCGGCGTGCAGCTCGCGCGCTGGTACAATTCAGGGCTGCATGACCGCTGGTCCACCACGGGCCCCGTTCCCGGCAACGGCACCGCGTATCGGCTCGAAGCGCGGTCCGGCTACCTGATGACATCAGCGCAAACCGATGCGACGACCACCGAACTCGAAGATTGCGTCAGCCAGCGGGGCAGTCATCCGGATCACCTGCTGGCGGAGAAAGGCTTCTGCGAAACACACGCCTATCAGCGGCTGCGCACCGCCGGCTGGGTCTATGCGCAACCGCGGCCTGACGCCATCCCGCTCTACCGCTGCTACAGCGCGCGGGAACAATCGCACTTCGCCTCCAACGCCGCCGATTGCGAGAAGCTCGGCGACAACGAACATCTGCTCGGCTACGCGCTGAAGCAGTGAACCTGTTCGGCTGCGCTATGTCGCAGCCGCATTGAGCGCGCTGGCGCGGCTCTTGCTTGCTTTCGACAATGGATTGGTGAAGCATGCGGTTCGCTGTGGCATGCGTGCCGGCGCAACGAAAAACCGGGAGACGGCGAATGGTCGATGTTTCGCGCAGAACGCTCCTCAAGCTCGCGGCCAGCGTGCCGCCGGCGATGGCGGCCCCGGCCATGCTGTCGTCGGGCGCCATCGCAGCAGCCAAGGGCAAGACCATCACCGCGGTGATGCATTCCGACCTGCGCATCATCGATCCCGGCTTCACCACCGCCTACATCACCCGCGACCATGGCTACATGGTCTACGATACGCTGCTCGGCATCGATTCCAGCTTCAAGGTCCGGCCGCAGATGGCGGACTGGACCATCTCGGACGACAAGCTGACCTACACCTTCACGCTGCGCGACGGGCTGAAATGGCATGACGGCGCGCCCGTCACCGCCGAGGACTGCATCGCTTCGCTGAAGCGCTGGACCACCGTCGACGGCATGGCGCAGAAGCTCGCCCAATTCACCGCCTCGCTCGAGGCCGGCGGCCCGAAGACCATCGTGCTCAAGCTCAGGGAGCCCTACGGCCTGGTGCTGGAAACGCTGGCAAAGGCCTCTTCCTATGTCGCCTTCATGATGCCGAAGCGGCTCGCCGAGACGCCGGCGGGCAAGCAGATCGCCGAGCAGATCGGCTGCGGCCCGTTCAAGTTCGTCGCAGGCGAATTCCAGCCCGGCGTCAAGGCGGTCTATGAGCGCAACGCCGAGTACGTGCCGCGCAAGGAGAAGCCGGACTGGCTGGCAGGCGGCAAGGTCGCCAAGGTCGATCGTGTCGAATGGATCACGATGCCCGACGCGCAGACCGCGATCAACGCGCTACAGTCCGGCGACATCGATTTCCTGGAACAACCGTCGGTCGACCTGCTGCCGGTGCTGGAGGCCAATTCCGATCTCACGGTGGCCGTGCTGAACAAGTTCGGCTTCCAGATCGACGGCCGGATGAATTTCCTGCATCCGCCATTCGACAATGTAAAAATCCGCCGCGCGGCCTTCCTGGCGATGAACCAGAAGGACGTGCTCGACGCCACCGTCGGCAATCCCAAATATTACCAGATCTGCGGCGCCTATTTCGCCTGCGACACACCGCTCGCCAGTGACGTCGGCTCCGAGACGCTGGTCAAGGCCAGCGGCATGGCCGAGGCCAAGAAGGCGCTCGCCGCCTCGGGCTATGACGGCACGCCCGTCGTGATCATGATCCCCGGCGACGTGCAGACGCTGAAGGGGCCACCGACGGTCGCGGCGCAGCTGTTGCGAGAGGCCGGCTTCACCGTCGACGCGCAGGTGACGGACTGGCAGACCCTGGTGAGCCGCCGCGCCAGCCAGAAGCCGCCCAAGGAAGGCGGCTGGAACCTGTTCTTCACCTTCACCGGCGCGACCGAGGTGATGAACCCGATCGTCAACAACCAGATCGCCGCGAACGGCAAGAAGGCGTGGTTCGGCTGGCCCGAGGATGCCAAGCTCGAGCAGTTGCGCGATGCGTACGCGCGCGCCACCTCGCCCGAAGAGCAGAAGAAGGTCGCGGTCGAGATCCAGCAGGAAGCCTACGAGCAGGTGATCTATATCCCGCTCGGCCAGTTCCGCTTGCCGAGCGCCTGGCGCAAGTCGCTCACCGGCGTGCTGGAAGGCCCGGTGCCGCCGGTGTTCTGGAACGTCGACAAGAGCGAATAGCACCGGGCTGTCCGCAGGCTCGCTTCGCCCCTACCGCTGGCGGAACCGGCCGCACCCGCGCGCGGCCAAAAATATCGAAAACAACCCCATGCAAAGCATGCCGGCGGCGGCCAGCGATCGACAGGGCAAGTTGACACGTCGGTCAGAGGACGCTCACCGCGTCCCCCGGAATGCGATCGACCTGGTGTGATCGCTGTTCATCACCAGTATGGCCATTGCCATGCTTCATAGAGATCCCATGACGACACCAGCGGAGGAGCGTATGGATCGACGCGGTCGTCCTCGGGGCGATAACGATATCGTGGAACAATATTATAATCCCACGGAGTTGGGCTTATCACGGGCGCCGTGATAACAACCCTCCTGCGTTCATGAACGATTTGTGCCTTCCGCGCCCGGGCTTCAGCAGCCGACGTCGCAAGATTGCACAACACCAGGGTCGCTCCGAGAGCGCACGCAACGGTCATTCTTTTCATGCATCCGGCCTCCTTGCCTGAGAGTGCAAAAGGACTCAAAGCAAGGCAAGCTAATTCGCTCTCGACTGGCGGGTGGGGCTTCCTCACGATACGCCGAGCCCTCCCCCGCAAGCGGGAGAGGGTGCGCATTTGCATGCGGCTGCTATCGCGGCCTCACTGACCGTTGGTCCGGCGCGCGGCCTTCGGCGCCTCGTCCTTCAGCTTCTCCAGCGCGCCGGGCATCATCTGCCCAAACATCGAGCTCAACATCGCGGTCGGGATCAGGCCGGCGCTGTTGCCTTCCTGCCCCTGCCCGCCCGACATCAGGAACTGCGGC
Coding sequences within:
- the coaA gene encoding type I pantothenate kinase, whose translation is MTQPDDELSAYMIFSRSDWAALRASTSLTLSDADLAALRGLNGPITAAEVSDVYLPLTRLLNLHFSAARNLAQVKAEFLGRPARRSPYIIALAGSVGVGKSTFARVLCALLTGWADHPRVELVTTDGFLHGNAALEERGLMRRKGFPDSYDLPRMLRFLAAAKAGEGELELPVYSHLIGDIVPSERQVIRQPDILVFEGLNVLLARGAAPVVVSDFFDFSIYLDADEADIQSWYVERFLKLQPTAFRNPASYFHHYRDLPPSDAREVAERLWREHHRANLRENILPTRTRADVVLRKRSDHSIGEIWLRET
- a CDS encoding xanthine dehydrogenase family protein molybdopterin-binding subunit, which encodes MNVVDNKWIGQRTIRPDGVDKVTGRAAFAADTTMPGMIWGKVLRSPHPHARIKSINTAKAEALPGVKAVVTSRDIVDYRIEKGAVMLGIQDMRWMCRNVMARDKALFPGHPVAAVAATTEAIAAEACKLIEVDYDVLPWAIEIDDALKDGAPILHEFNTFDGKPSNIMGRIESKKGDIAQGFKDAEIVVERSFTTRPVHQGYIEPHACLISVAADGKTTIWSSSQGQFMVRAMTSMLTGIPQNDIRAIPAEIGGGFGGKTIVYLEPLATLLAKKSGRPVKMVMTREEVMRATGPTSGSKSTVKIGAKKDGTIVAAHGTFYLQAGAFPGSPIRGAVGCSFAPYDIPHVLSEGFDVCSNRSKVAAYRAPGAPIGAYAVECVLDELAEALKMDPLALRLKNAAKQGTKAAHGPVFPRIGYIETLQAAQNHPHYAAPLGKLQGRGVASGFWFNAGGESSAQVNITEDGNVVVTTGHPDIGGSRAGIANICAELLGIDYKRISVIIGDTQTVGFSNLTGGSRVLFASSMVVTQAADKVIATLRERAAKIWEIDPEAVKWENGAAHPVSPNAGEFKPLTLAELAEKAPSQGGPIGASVQLNTQGAEGGFGTHICDVEVDVELGIVRVIRYTAVQDVGRAVHPSYVEGQLQGGVAQGIGWALNEEYIYNKDGKVDNPGFLDYRMPVCSDLPMLDCALVEVPNPKHPQGVKGVGEVPLVPVMAAVANAVHNALGKRFYSLPMSPPKVSAVLDAPAQQAAE
- a CDS encoding (2Fe-2S)-binding protein codes for the protein MAKLHVTTSVNGEPVEFLCEPYDTMLDALRGQLGLTGSKEGCSSGDCGACSITLDGRLVCSCLMLAAEAEGHEIGTIEGMARGGELHPLQQKFLEHAALQCGICTSGMLVASEALLAKNSDPTEEEVRFWLAGNLCRCTGYDKIVRAVMETAAEMREAVR
- a CDS encoding xanthine dehydrogenase family protein subunit M → MRYVAPRTLDEAIGAFAAAGRAARIMAGGTDLLVQMRSGLVRPGLIVDIKKIGEMTEITETADGGFRVGAAVSGMALSEHPRFGKVWPGVLEAVNLIGSKQVQGRASAGGNLCNGSPAGDSVPAMIAAGAVVTVQGPNGRREIKVEDVPAGPGRTNLKPGEILVSFALPPRPDGSSDAYLRMIPRTEMDIAVVGIGVSLTLQDGVCTAARVGLGAVAPTALLVAPAARALVGSRLDDAALEAAAAACRAACRPIDDKRGTIAYRTKTAGVLLKRTAAIAAQRAGGH
- a CDS encoding ABC transporter substrate-binding protein, with the protein product MVDVSRRTLLKLAASVPPAMAAPAMLSSGAIAAAKGKTITAVMHSDLRIIDPGFTTAYITRDHGYMVYDTLLGIDSSFKVRPQMADWTISDDKLTYTFTLRDGLKWHDGAPVTAEDCIASLKRWTTVDGMAQKLAQFTASLEAGGPKTIVLKLREPYGLVLETLAKASSYVAFMMPKRLAETPAGKQIAEQIGCGPFKFVAGEFQPGVKAVYERNAEYVPRKEKPDWLAGGKVAKVDRVEWITMPDAQTAINALQSGDIDFLEQPSVDLLPVLEANSDLTVAVLNKFGFQIDGRMNFLHPPFDNVKIRRAAFLAMNQKDVLDATVGNPKYYQICGAYFACDTPLASDVGSETLVKASGMAEAKKALAASGYDGTPVVIMIPGDVQTLKGPPTVAAQLLREAGFTVDAQVTDWQTLVSRRASQKPPKEGGWNLFFTFTGATEVMNPIVNNQIAANGKKAWFGWPEDAKLEQLRDAYARATSPEEQKKVAVEIQQEAYEQVIYIPLGQFRLPSAWRKSLTGVLEGPVPPVFWNVDKSE